The proteins below come from a single bacterium genomic window:
- a CDS encoding tyrosine-type recombinase/integrase yields the protein MSERALPDTRPALLSESGSVGLPALVAHGNERTKTRFREFFGANIRNPNTRAAYMRATGQFLTWCAQDGARQLAEITPMGVAAYIEQHPGSDATKKQHLAALRSLFDWLVLGQVIETNPAAPVRGPRVQYTKGKTPVLQAEEARDLFAHIPTGGVVSLRDRALLGVLLYSFARVSAALSMDVGDYFRVGKRRRIRLHEKGGKHHEVPAHHVVEEYLDDYLAALRSGRDGQVVEKAPLFRSARGRTGQLTPNRLTRNDALHMIRRRAKAAGLSDKISPHSLRATGITIYRANGGTLEKAQKIAAHADPKTTRLYDRSNDPLTLDEIERIVL from the coding sequence GTGAGCGAGCGCGCTTTGCCCGATACCCGCCCTGCCCTGCTTTCCGAGAGCGGCAGCGTGGGTCTCCCGGCTCTCGTTGCTCACGGGAACGAAAGGACGAAGACGCGATTTCGCGAATTCTTCGGTGCCAACATCCGCAACCCCAACACCCGCGCCGCCTACATGCGCGCGACAGGGCAGTTCCTCACCTGGTGCGCGCAGGACGGTGCACGCCAGCTTGCGGAGATCACACCCATGGGCGTGGCGGCCTACATCGAGCAGCACCCGGGTAGCGACGCCACCAAGAAGCAGCACCTGGCGGCCCTGCGCTCACTCTTCGATTGGCTCGTTTTGGGTCAGGTGATCGAGACCAACCCGGCCGCCCCTGTTCGTGGACCTCGCGTCCAGTACACCAAGGGCAAGACGCCGGTGCTTCAGGCCGAGGAAGCGCGCGACCTCTTCGCGCACATCCCGACTGGGGGTGTGGTCAGCCTCCGCGATCGCGCCCTTTTGGGCGTGCTGCTCTACAGCTTTGCGCGGGTTTCTGCGGCGCTTTCGATGGACGTTGGCGACTACTTCCGTGTCGGGAAACGCCGGCGCATCCGGCTGCACGAGAAAGGCGGCAAGCACCATGAGGTGCCCGCCCACCACGTGGTCGAGGAGTACCTAGACGACTATCTCGCCGCCCTGCGTTCTGGGCGCGACGGCCAGGTTGTCGAGAAAGCCCCCCTCTTCCGCTCGGCGCGTGGGCGCACCGGTCAGCTCACGCCGAACCGGCTCACGCGCAACGACGCCCTTCACATGATCCGGCGCCGGGCCAAGGCCGCGGGCCTCTCCGACAAGATCAGTCCCCACAGCCTGCGGGCCACGGGCATCACGATCTATCGCGCTAACGGCGGCACCTTGGAGAAGGCCCAGAAGATCGCCGCGCACGCTGATCCCAAGACAACGCGGCTTTACGACCGAAGCAACGACCCGCTGACCTTGGACGAGATCGAGCGCATCGTTCTCTAG